A window from Hemicordylus capensis ecotype Gifberg chromosome 2, rHemCap1.1.pri, whole genome shotgun sequence encodes these proteins:
- the RPP25L gene encoding ribonuclease P protein subunit p25-like protein isoform X1 — translation MVSAPSGFNALVRMRGRPLYVRDVSSLALTRQGKKGIGVSRIMENYQKSKTVEKPSPPPFTNLPSDIIEMKVKDGSKIRNLMGYAIGKMESDAVRQVLFSGAGKAISKTITCVEIMKRRLRSLHQITRVFFRQIEEIWEPIVPEAGLDPLTVKRNIPAICVLLSKDPLDPQEPGYQAPGSFDAFWLDTLKSESQGQAKRKQGGGRGTGRSGKHLRSVGREESCKKP, via the exons atggtttccgCGCCGAGCGGCTTTAATGCTCTCGTGCGCATGCGCGGCCGCCCTCTCTACGTGCGTGACGTCAGCTCGCTCGCCCTAACCAGGCAAGGGAAGAAGGGAATCGGAG TGTCGAGAATCATGGAGAATTATCAGAAGTCCAAGACTGTGGAgaagccatctcctcctccttttaccAACCTGCCCTCTGATATCATTGAAATGAAAGTGAAGGATGGCAGCAAAATCCGGAACCTGATGGGCTACGCCATTGGCAAGATGGAGTCTGATGCTGTGAGGCAGGTTCTCTTCAGCGGTGCCGGCAAAGCCATCAGCAAGACAATCACTTGCGTCGAGATCATGAAGCGGAGGCTCAGAAGCCTCCACCAGATCACGAGAGTGTTCTTCAGGCAAATCGAGGAGATCTGGGAGCCTATTGTGCcagaagctggcctggatccTCTGACTGTGAAGCGAAATATCCCTGCCATTTGTGTCCTGCTGAGCAAAGATCCTCTGGACCCTCAAGAGCCAGGATACCAGGCTCCGGGATCTTTTGATGCCTTCTGGCTGGACACTCTGAAATCAGAGTCCCAGGGCCAGGCAAAGAGGAAGCAGGGTGGAGGCAGAGGGACTGGCCGGTCCGGAAAGCACCTTCGCTCTGTCGGACGGGAGGAGTCCTGCAAAAAGCCCTGA
- the RPP25L gene encoding ribonuclease P protein subunit p25-like protein isoform X2 — protein MENYQKSKTVEKPSPPPFTNLPSDIIEMKVKDGSKIRNLMGYAIGKMESDAVRQVLFSGAGKAISKTITCVEIMKRRLRSLHQITRVFFRQIEEIWEPIVPEAGLDPLTVKRNIPAICVLLSKDPLDPQEPGYQAPGSFDAFWLDTLKSESQGQAKRKQGGGRGTGRSGKHLRSVGREESCKKP, from the coding sequence ATGGAGAATTATCAGAAGTCCAAGACTGTGGAgaagccatctcctcctccttttaccAACCTGCCCTCTGATATCATTGAAATGAAAGTGAAGGATGGCAGCAAAATCCGGAACCTGATGGGCTACGCCATTGGCAAGATGGAGTCTGATGCTGTGAGGCAGGTTCTCTTCAGCGGTGCCGGCAAAGCCATCAGCAAGACAATCACTTGCGTCGAGATCATGAAGCGGAGGCTCAGAAGCCTCCACCAGATCACGAGAGTGTTCTTCAGGCAAATCGAGGAGATCTGGGAGCCTATTGTGCcagaagctggcctggatccTCTGACTGTGAAGCGAAATATCCCTGCCATTTGTGTCCTGCTGAGCAAAGATCCTCTGGACCCTCAAGAGCCAGGATACCAGGCTCCGGGATCTTTTGATGCCTTCTGGCTGGACACTCTGAAATCAGAGTCCCAGGGCCAGGCAAAGAGGAAGCAGGGTGGAGGCAGAGGGACTGGCCGGTCCGGAAAGCACCTTCGCTCTGTCGGACGGGAGGAGTCCTGCAAAAAGCCCTGA